Proteins co-encoded in one Grus americana isolate bGruAme1 chromosome 12, bGruAme1.mat, whole genome shotgun sequence genomic window:
- the GDPD2 gene encoding glycerophosphoinositol inositolphosphodiesterase GDPD2 isoform X1 — protein sequence MADPPGCCHPCATCLLCLYSCHWITAKKEKRKGLRTTKCDCSWFLFLFCVFLFTLVWLYFAIIILNDFHNFNEFIFKQRKLWLDWSLVLLIATAMLVTYSATLLVLALCLQLCGQPLKLHWLHKTLLILTALVVAAAFTGLGIKWAEEWRSARVSLQATGPFLHIGIVGGMTLLAWPLASFIYHTRNTGLMLFLLLVYCMAMIALYLAPLGITSPCIMEENQLPPKPALVGHRGAPMLAPENTIMSLHKAVDCDVQVFETDVMVSADGVPFLMHDEELTRTTNVQVVFPKRTALNSTAFNWTDLQKLDAGSWFLEQRPFPTVQSLSASDRNQVTEQRIPSLQQVLEAAKQSNISIMFDLRPENHSDYQSFVNATLKVILQSGIPLQQVLWLPDGFREQVKQQAPGVQQVYGRKRLQNEKEPLLHVNLPYQDMSSEEIRQYRQDNISVNLYVVNQPWLFSVLWCSGVSSVTTNACQVLKEMKHPIWLLPSSTYLMIWIVVDCVSFLAILWAFFLLKVGDGRAAHKDQQLDARVTPPACISHEEGQPEPCTAEVGTTPQASFKAPFLCRLLPELPVPYSLPGSFCGAQLPSAEKTWNWVPTGSEELEPLQRFCGADLCLGAEYLTRSAGAKTLLCGLETSGDLSCCLVQGKGSLCLSAAALQPVIGNLV from the exons ATGGCAGACCCCCCTGGCTGCTGCCACCCCTGTGCcacctgcctgctctgcctttaCAGCTGCCACTGGATCACTGCcaagaaggagaagaggaagggccTGAGAACCACCAAG TGTGACTGCAGCTggttccttttcctcttctgcgTCTTCCTCTTCACACTGGTGTGGCTCTACTTTGCCATCATCATCCTCAATGATTTCCACAACTTCAATGA GTTCATCTTCAAGCAGAGGAAGTTGTGGCTAGACTGGTCCCTGGTCCTGCTCATAGCTACGGCCATGCTGGTCACTTACTCAGCCACACTGCTG GTCCTTGCTTTGTGCTTGCAGCTCTGCGGCCAGCCCTTGAAGCTACACTGGTTGCACAAG ACTCTGCTGATCTTAACTGCCCTGGTGGTGGCTGCAGCCTTCACAGGGCTGGGAATAAAGTGGGCGGAGGAGTGGAGAAGTGCACGTGTCTCCCTGCAG GCAACAGGTCCCTTCCTGCACATTGGAATTGTGGGGGGAATGACGCTCCTCGCCTGGCCACTGGCCAGCTTCATCTACCATACCCGCAACACAG GtctcatgttgtttctgctgcttgtgtACTGCATGGCGATGATTGCGCTGTATCTGGCTCCCCTGGGAATCACCTCCCCTTGCATCATGGAGGAGAACCAGTTGCCCCCCAAGCCAGCCCTGGTTGGCCACCGAGGAGCCCCCATG CTGGCCCCCGAGAACACCATCATGTCACTGCACAAGGCAGTGGATTGTGATGTGCAAGTCTTTGAGACAGACGTCATGGTGAG TGCTGATGGGGTCCCATTCCTCATGCATGATGAAGAACTCACCAGGACCACCAACGTGCAGGTTGTGTTCCCCAAGAGGACTGCCCTGAACAGCACTGCTTTCAACTGGACAGACCTCCAGAAGTTGGATGCTGGCAGCTGGTTCCTGGAG CAGAGGCCATTTCCCACAGTGCAGAGTCTTTCTGCCAGCGATCGCAACCAGGTGACTGAACAGAGGATCCCATCACTGCAACAGGTGCTAGAGGCAGCCAAGCAGAGCAATATCTCCATTATGTTTGACCTCCGGCCTGAGAACCACAGTGACTACCAGAGCTTTGTCAATGCCACCCTGAAAGTGATCTTACAGTCAGGCATCCCACTACAACAG GTCCTCTGGCTGCCAGATGGGTTCAGGGAACAGGTCAAACAGCAAGCCCCAGGTGTTCAGCAAGTTTACGGCCGGAAGAGACTCCAGAATGAGAAGGAGCCACTGCTGCATGTCAATCTGCCTTACCAAGACATGAGCTCTGAGGAGATCAG GCAGTACCGCCAGGACAACATCTCTGTCAACTTGTACGTGGTGAACCAGCCCTGGCTGTTCTCCGTGCTGTGGTGCTCTGGGGTGAGCTCTGTCACCACCAACGCCTGCCAGGTGCTGAAGGAGATGAAACACCCTATCTGGCTGCTC cccagcagcacataCCTCATGATCTGGATTGTTGTAGACTGCGTGTCCTTCCTTGCCATCCTCTGGGCCTTCTTCTTGCTGAA AGTTGGAGACGGACGTGCTGCTCACAAAGATCAACAGCTTGATGCAAGAGTGACCCCTCCGGCCTGCATCAGCCATGAAGAGGggcagccagagccctgcacaGCTGAAGTGGGGACCACTCCTCAGGCCAGCTTCAAGGCTCCTTTCCTTTGCAGACTCCTTCCTGAGCTTCCTGTCCCCTATAGCCTTCCTGGCTCCTTTTGTGGTGCACAACTGCCCTCAGCTGAAAAGACCTGGAACTGGGTTCCCACTGGCAGTGAGGAACTAGAGCCTTTGCAGAGGTTTTGTGGGGCTGATTTGTGCCTGGGGGCTGAGTACTTAACCAGGAGTGCTGGGGCTAAGACCTTGCTGTGTGGTTTGGAGACTAGTGGGGATTTGAGTTGCTGTTTggtgcaggggaagggcagcctctgtctgtcagcagcagctctacAGCCAGTGATAGGAAACCTTGTTTAa
- the GDPD2 gene encoding glycerophosphoinositol inositolphosphodiesterase GDPD2 isoform X5, with translation MADPPGCCHPCATCLLCLYSCHWITAKKEKRKGLRTTKCDCSWFLFLFCVFLFTLVWLYFAIIILNDFHNFNEFIFKQRKLWLDWSLVLLIATAMLVTYSATLLVLALCLQLCGQPLKLHWLHKTLLILTALVVAAAFTGLGIKWAEEWRSARVSLQATGPFLHIGIVGGMTLLAWPLASFIYHTRNTGLMLFLLLVYCMAMIALYLAPLGITSPCIMEENQLPPKPALVGHRGAPMLAPENTIMSLHKAVDCDVQVFETDVMVSADGVPFLMHDEELTRTTNVQVVFPKRTALNSTAFNWTDLQKLDAGSWFLEQRPFPTVQSLSASDRNQVTEQRIPSLQQVLEAAKQSNISIMFDLRPENHSDYQSFVNATLKVILQSGIPLQQVLWLPDGFREQVKQQAPGVQQVYGRKRLQNEKEPLLHVNLPYQDMSSEEIRQYRQDNISVNLYVVNQPWLFSVLWCSGVSSVTTNACQVLKEMKHPIWLLPSSTYLMIWIVVDCVSFLAILWAFFLLKKCSQRRRPMELETDVLLTKINSLMQE, from the exons ATGGCAGACCCCCCTGGCTGCTGCCACCCCTGTGCcacctgcctgctctgcctttaCAGCTGCCACTGGATCACTGCcaagaaggagaagaggaagggccTGAGAACCACCAAG TGTGACTGCAGCTggttccttttcctcttctgcgTCTTCCTCTTCACACTGGTGTGGCTCTACTTTGCCATCATCATCCTCAATGATTTCCACAACTTCAATGA GTTCATCTTCAAGCAGAGGAAGTTGTGGCTAGACTGGTCCCTGGTCCTGCTCATAGCTACGGCCATGCTGGTCACTTACTCAGCCACACTGCTG GTCCTTGCTTTGTGCTTGCAGCTCTGCGGCCAGCCCTTGAAGCTACACTGGTTGCACAAG ACTCTGCTGATCTTAACTGCCCTGGTGGTGGCTGCAGCCTTCACAGGGCTGGGAATAAAGTGGGCGGAGGAGTGGAGAAGTGCACGTGTCTCCCTGCAG GCAACAGGTCCCTTCCTGCACATTGGAATTGTGGGGGGAATGACGCTCCTCGCCTGGCCACTGGCCAGCTTCATCTACCATACCCGCAACACAG GtctcatgttgtttctgctgcttgtgtACTGCATGGCGATGATTGCGCTGTATCTGGCTCCCCTGGGAATCACCTCCCCTTGCATCATGGAGGAGAACCAGTTGCCCCCCAAGCCAGCCCTGGTTGGCCACCGAGGAGCCCCCATG CTGGCCCCCGAGAACACCATCATGTCACTGCACAAGGCAGTGGATTGTGATGTGCAAGTCTTTGAGACAGACGTCATGGTGAG TGCTGATGGGGTCCCATTCCTCATGCATGATGAAGAACTCACCAGGACCACCAACGTGCAGGTTGTGTTCCCCAAGAGGACTGCCCTGAACAGCACTGCTTTCAACTGGACAGACCTCCAGAAGTTGGATGCTGGCAGCTGGTTCCTGGAG CAGAGGCCATTTCCCACAGTGCAGAGTCTTTCTGCCAGCGATCGCAACCAGGTGACTGAACAGAGGATCCCATCACTGCAACAGGTGCTAGAGGCAGCCAAGCAGAGCAATATCTCCATTATGTTTGACCTCCGGCCTGAGAACCACAGTGACTACCAGAGCTTTGTCAATGCCACCCTGAAAGTGATCTTACAGTCAGGCATCCCACTACAACAG GTCCTCTGGCTGCCAGATGGGTTCAGGGAACAGGTCAAACAGCAAGCCCCAGGTGTTCAGCAAGTTTACGGCCGGAAGAGACTCCAGAATGAGAAGGAGCCACTGCTGCATGTCAATCTGCCTTACCAAGACATGAGCTCTGAGGAGATCAG GCAGTACCGCCAGGACAACATCTCTGTCAACTTGTACGTGGTGAACCAGCCCTGGCTGTTCTCCGTGCTGTGGTGCTCTGGGGTGAGCTCTGTCACCACCAACGCCTGCCAGGTGCTGAAGGAGATGAAACACCCTATCTGGCTGCTC cccagcagcacataCCTCATGATCTGGATTGTTGTAGACTGCGTGTCCTTCCTTGCCATCCTCTGGGCCTTCTTCTTGCTGAA GAAATGCTCCCAGAGAAGACGGCCCATGG AGTTGGAGACGGACGTGCTGCTCACAAAGATCAACAGCTTGATGCAAGAGTGA
- the GDPD2 gene encoding glycerophosphoinositol inositolphosphodiesterase GDPD2 isoform X4, whose translation MADPPGCCHPCATCLLCLYSCHWITAKKEKRKGLRTTKCDCSWFLFLFCVFLFTLVWLYFAIIILNDFHNFNEFIFKQRKLWLDWSLVLLIATAMLVTYSATLLVLALCLQLCGQPLKLHWLHKTLLILTALVVAAAFTGLGIKWAEEWRSARVSLQATGPFLHIGIVGGMTLLAWPLASFIYHTRNTGLMLFLLLVYCMAMIALYLAPLGITSPCIMEENQLPPKPALVGHRGAPMLAPENTIMSLHKAVDCDVQVFETDVMVSADGVPFLMHDEELTRTTNVQVVFPKRTALNSTAFNWTDLQKLDAGSWFLEQRPFPTVQSLSASDRNQVTEQRIPSLQQVLEAAKQSNISIMFDLRPENHSDYQSFVNATLKVILQSGIPLQQVLWLPDGFREQVKQQAPGVQQVYGRKRLQNEKEPLLHVNLPYQDMSSEEIRQYRQDNISVNLYVVNQPWLFSVLWCSGVSSVTTNACQVLKEMKHPIWLLEMLPEKTAHGVGDGRAAHKDQQLDARVTPPACISHEEGQPEPCTAEVGTTPQASFKAPFLCRLLPELPVPYSLPGSFCGAQLPSAEKTWNWVPTGSEELEPLQRFCGADLCLGAEYLTRSAGAKTLLCGLETSGDLSCCLVQGKGSLCLSAAALQPVIGNLV comes from the exons ATGGCAGACCCCCCTGGCTGCTGCCACCCCTGTGCcacctgcctgctctgcctttaCAGCTGCCACTGGATCACTGCcaagaaggagaagaggaagggccTGAGAACCACCAAG TGTGACTGCAGCTggttccttttcctcttctgcgTCTTCCTCTTCACACTGGTGTGGCTCTACTTTGCCATCATCATCCTCAATGATTTCCACAACTTCAATGA GTTCATCTTCAAGCAGAGGAAGTTGTGGCTAGACTGGTCCCTGGTCCTGCTCATAGCTACGGCCATGCTGGTCACTTACTCAGCCACACTGCTG GTCCTTGCTTTGTGCTTGCAGCTCTGCGGCCAGCCCTTGAAGCTACACTGGTTGCACAAG ACTCTGCTGATCTTAACTGCCCTGGTGGTGGCTGCAGCCTTCACAGGGCTGGGAATAAAGTGGGCGGAGGAGTGGAGAAGTGCACGTGTCTCCCTGCAG GCAACAGGTCCCTTCCTGCACATTGGAATTGTGGGGGGAATGACGCTCCTCGCCTGGCCACTGGCCAGCTTCATCTACCATACCCGCAACACAG GtctcatgttgtttctgctgcttgtgtACTGCATGGCGATGATTGCGCTGTATCTGGCTCCCCTGGGAATCACCTCCCCTTGCATCATGGAGGAGAACCAGTTGCCCCCCAAGCCAGCCCTGGTTGGCCACCGAGGAGCCCCCATG CTGGCCCCCGAGAACACCATCATGTCACTGCACAAGGCAGTGGATTGTGATGTGCAAGTCTTTGAGACAGACGTCATGGTGAG TGCTGATGGGGTCCCATTCCTCATGCATGATGAAGAACTCACCAGGACCACCAACGTGCAGGTTGTGTTCCCCAAGAGGACTGCCCTGAACAGCACTGCTTTCAACTGGACAGACCTCCAGAAGTTGGATGCTGGCAGCTGGTTCCTGGAG CAGAGGCCATTTCCCACAGTGCAGAGTCTTTCTGCCAGCGATCGCAACCAGGTGACTGAACAGAGGATCCCATCACTGCAACAGGTGCTAGAGGCAGCCAAGCAGAGCAATATCTCCATTATGTTTGACCTCCGGCCTGAGAACCACAGTGACTACCAGAGCTTTGTCAATGCCACCCTGAAAGTGATCTTACAGTCAGGCATCCCACTACAACAG GTCCTCTGGCTGCCAGATGGGTTCAGGGAACAGGTCAAACAGCAAGCCCCAGGTGTTCAGCAAGTTTACGGCCGGAAGAGACTCCAGAATGAGAAGGAGCCACTGCTGCATGTCAATCTGCCTTACCAAGACATGAGCTCTGAGGAGATCAG GCAGTACCGCCAGGACAACATCTCTGTCAACTTGTACGTGGTGAACCAGCCCTGGCTGTTCTCCGTGCTGTGGTGCTCTGGGGTGAGCTCTGTCACCACCAACGCCTGCCAGGTGCTGAAGGAGATGAAACACCCTATCTGGCTGCTC GAAATGCTCCCAGAGAAGACGGCCCATGG AGTTGGAGACGGACGTGCTGCTCACAAAGATCAACAGCTTGATGCAAGAGTGACCCCTCCGGCCTGCATCAGCCATGAAGAGGggcagccagagccctgcacaGCTGAAGTGGGGACCACTCCTCAGGCCAGCTTCAAGGCTCCTTTCCTTTGCAGACTCCTTCCTGAGCTTCCTGTCCCCTATAGCCTTCCTGGCTCCTTTTGTGGTGCACAACTGCCCTCAGCTGAAAAGACCTGGAACTGGGTTCCCACTGGCAGTGAGGAACTAGAGCCTTTGCAGAGGTTTTGTGGGGCTGATTTGTGCCTGGGGGCTGAGTACTTAACCAGGAGTGCTGGGGCTAAGACCTTGCTGTGTGGTTTGGAGACTAGTGGGGATTTGAGTTGCTGTTTggtgcaggggaagggcagcctctgtctgtcagcagcagctctacAGCCAGTGATAGGAAACCTTGTTTAa
- the GDPD2 gene encoding glycerophosphoinositol inositolphosphodiesterase GDPD2 isoform X6 — protein sequence MADPPGCCHPCATCLLCLYSCHWITAKKEKRKGLRTTKCDCSWFLFLFCVFLFTLVWLYFAIIILNDFHNFNEFIFKQRKLWLDWSLVLLIATAMLVTYSATLLVLALCLQLCGQPLKLHWLHKTLLILTALVVAAAFTGLGIKWAEEWRSARVSLQATGPFLHIGIVGGMTLLAWPLASFIYHTRNTGLMLFLLLVYCMAMIALYLAPLGITSPCIMEENQLPPKPALVGHRGAPMLAPENTIMSLHKAVDCDVQVFETDVMVSADGVPFLMHDEELTRTTNVQVVFPKRTALNSTAFNWTDLQKLDAGSWFLEQRPFPTVQSLSASDRNQVTEQRIPSLQQVLEAAKQSNISIMFDLRPENHSDYQSFVNATLKVILQSGIPLQQVLWLPDGFREQVKQQAPGVQQVYGRKRLQNEKEPLLHVNLPYQDMSSEEIRQYRQDNISVNLYVVNQPWLFSVLWCSGVSSVTTNACQVLKEMKHPIWLLSWRRTCCSQRSTA from the exons ATGGCAGACCCCCCTGGCTGCTGCCACCCCTGTGCcacctgcctgctctgcctttaCAGCTGCCACTGGATCACTGCcaagaaggagaagaggaagggccTGAGAACCACCAAG TGTGACTGCAGCTggttccttttcctcttctgcgTCTTCCTCTTCACACTGGTGTGGCTCTACTTTGCCATCATCATCCTCAATGATTTCCACAACTTCAATGA GTTCATCTTCAAGCAGAGGAAGTTGTGGCTAGACTGGTCCCTGGTCCTGCTCATAGCTACGGCCATGCTGGTCACTTACTCAGCCACACTGCTG GTCCTTGCTTTGTGCTTGCAGCTCTGCGGCCAGCCCTTGAAGCTACACTGGTTGCACAAG ACTCTGCTGATCTTAACTGCCCTGGTGGTGGCTGCAGCCTTCACAGGGCTGGGAATAAAGTGGGCGGAGGAGTGGAGAAGTGCACGTGTCTCCCTGCAG GCAACAGGTCCCTTCCTGCACATTGGAATTGTGGGGGGAATGACGCTCCTCGCCTGGCCACTGGCCAGCTTCATCTACCATACCCGCAACACAG GtctcatgttgtttctgctgcttgtgtACTGCATGGCGATGATTGCGCTGTATCTGGCTCCCCTGGGAATCACCTCCCCTTGCATCATGGAGGAGAACCAGTTGCCCCCCAAGCCAGCCCTGGTTGGCCACCGAGGAGCCCCCATG CTGGCCCCCGAGAACACCATCATGTCACTGCACAAGGCAGTGGATTGTGATGTGCAAGTCTTTGAGACAGACGTCATGGTGAG TGCTGATGGGGTCCCATTCCTCATGCATGATGAAGAACTCACCAGGACCACCAACGTGCAGGTTGTGTTCCCCAAGAGGACTGCCCTGAACAGCACTGCTTTCAACTGGACAGACCTCCAGAAGTTGGATGCTGGCAGCTGGTTCCTGGAG CAGAGGCCATTTCCCACAGTGCAGAGTCTTTCTGCCAGCGATCGCAACCAGGTGACTGAACAGAGGATCCCATCACTGCAACAGGTGCTAGAGGCAGCCAAGCAGAGCAATATCTCCATTATGTTTGACCTCCGGCCTGAGAACCACAGTGACTACCAGAGCTTTGTCAATGCCACCCTGAAAGTGATCTTACAGTCAGGCATCCCACTACAACAG GTCCTCTGGCTGCCAGATGGGTTCAGGGAACAGGTCAAACAGCAAGCCCCAGGTGTTCAGCAAGTTTACGGCCGGAAGAGACTCCAGAATGAGAAGGAGCCACTGCTGCATGTCAATCTGCCTTACCAAGACATGAGCTCTGAGGAGATCAG GCAGTACCGCCAGGACAACATCTCTGTCAACTTGTACGTGGTGAACCAGCCCTGGCTGTTCTCCGTGCTGTGGTGCTCTGGGGTGAGCTCTGTCACCACCAACGCCTGCCAGGTGCTGAAGGAGATGAAACACCCTATCTGGCTGCTC AGTTGGAGACGGACGTGCTGCTCACAAAGATCAACAGCTTGA
- the GDPD2 gene encoding glycerophosphoinositol inositolphosphodiesterase GDPD2 isoform X2, which translates to MADPPGCCHPCATCLLCLYSCHWITAKKEKRKGLRTTKCDCSWFLFLFCVFLFTLVWLYFAIIILNDFHNFNEFIFKQRKLWLDWSLVLLIATAMLVTYSATLLVLALCLQLCGQPLKLHWLHKTLLILTALVVAAAFTGLGIKWAEEWRSARVSLQATGPFLHIGIVGGMTLLAWPLASFIYHTRNTGLMLFLLLVYCMAMIALYLAPLGITSPCIMEENQLPPKPALVGHRGAPMLAPENTIMSLHKAVDCDVQVFETDVMVSADGVPFLMHDEELTRTTNVQVVFPKRTALNSTAFNWTDLQKLDAGSWFLERPFPTVQSLSASDRNQVTEQRIPSLQQVLEAAKQSNISIMFDLRPENHSDYQSFVNATLKVILQSGIPLQQVLWLPDGFREQVKQQAPGVQQVYGRKRLQNEKEPLLHVNLPYQDMSSEEIRQYRQDNISVNLYVVNQPWLFSVLWCSGVSSVTTNACQVLKEMKHPIWLLPSSTYLMIWIVVDCVSFLAILWAFFLLKVGDGRAAHKDQQLDARVTPPACISHEEGQPEPCTAEVGTTPQASFKAPFLCRLLPELPVPYSLPGSFCGAQLPSAEKTWNWVPTGSEELEPLQRFCGADLCLGAEYLTRSAGAKTLLCGLETSGDLSCCLVQGKGSLCLSAAALQPVIGNLV; encoded by the exons ATGGCAGACCCCCCTGGCTGCTGCCACCCCTGTGCcacctgcctgctctgcctttaCAGCTGCCACTGGATCACTGCcaagaaggagaagaggaagggccTGAGAACCACCAAG TGTGACTGCAGCTggttccttttcctcttctgcgTCTTCCTCTTCACACTGGTGTGGCTCTACTTTGCCATCATCATCCTCAATGATTTCCACAACTTCAATGA GTTCATCTTCAAGCAGAGGAAGTTGTGGCTAGACTGGTCCCTGGTCCTGCTCATAGCTACGGCCATGCTGGTCACTTACTCAGCCACACTGCTG GTCCTTGCTTTGTGCTTGCAGCTCTGCGGCCAGCCCTTGAAGCTACACTGGTTGCACAAG ACTCTGCTGATCTTAACTGCCCTGGTGGTGGCTGCAGCCTTCACAGGGCTGGGAATAAAGTGGGCGGAGGAGTGGAGAAGTGCACGTGTCTCCCTGCAG GCAACAGGTCCCTTCCTGCACATTGGAATTGTGGGGGGAATGACGCTCCTCGCCTGGCCACTGGCCAGCTTCATCTACCATACCCGCAACACAG GtctcatgttgtttctgctgcttgtgtACTGCATGGCGATGATTGCGCTGTATCTGGCTCCCCTGGGAATCACCTCCCCTTGCATCATGGAGGAGAACCAGTTGCCCCCCAAGCCAGCCCTGGTTGGCCACCGAGGAGCCCCCATG CTGGCCCCCGAGAACACCATCATGTCACTGCACAAGGCAGTGGATTGTGATGTGCAAGTCTTTGAGACAGACGTCATGGTGAG TGCTGATGGGGTCCCATTCCTCATGCATGATGAAGAACTCACCAGGACCACCAACGTGCAGGTTGTGTTCCCCAAGAGGACTGCCCTGAACAGCACTGCTTTCAACTGGACAGACCTCCAGAAGTTGGATGCTGGCAGCTGGTTCCTGGAG AGGCCATTTCCCACAGTGCAGAGTCTTTCTGCCAGCGATCGCAACCAGGTGACTGAACAGAGGATCCCATCACTGCAACAGGTGCTAGAGGCAGCCAAGCAGAGCAATATCTCCATTATGTTTGACCTCCGGCCTGAGAACCACAGTGACTACCAGAGCTTTGTCAATGCCACCCTGAAAGTGATCTTACAGTCAGGCATCCCACTACAACAG GTCCTCTGGCTGCCAGATGGGTTCAGGGAACAGGTCAAACAGCAAGCCCCAGGTGTTCAGCAAGTTTACGGCCGGAAGAGACTCCAGAATGAGAAGGAGCCACTGCTGCATGTCAATCTGCCTTACCAAGACATGAGCTCTGAGGAGATCAG GCAGTACCGCCAGGACAACATCTCTGTCAACTTGTACGTGGTGAACCAGCCCTGGCTGTTCTCCGTGCTGTGGTGCTCTGGGGTGAGCTCTGTCACCACCAACGCCTGCCAGGTGCTGAAGGAGATGAAACACCCTATCTGGCTGCTC cccagcagcacataCCTCATGATCTGGATTGTTGTAGACTGCGTGTCCTTCCTTGCCATCCTCTGGGCCTTCTTCTTGCTGAA AGTTGGAGACGGACGTGCTGCTCACAAAGATCAACAGCTTGATGCAAGAGTGACCCCTCCGGCCTGCATCAGCCATGAAGAGGggcagccagagccctgcacaGCTGAAGTGGGGACCACTCCTCAGGCCAGCTTCAAGGCTCCTTTCCTTTGCAGACTCCTTCCTGAGCTTCCTGTCCCCTATAGCCTTCCTGGCTCCTTTTGTGGTGCACAACTGCCCTCAGCTGAAAAGACCTGGAACTGGGTTCCCACTGGCAGTGAGGAACTAGAGCCTTTGCAGAGGTTTTGTGGGGCTGATTTGTGCCTGGGGGCTGAGTACTTAACCAGGAGTGCTGGGGCTAAGACCTTGCTGTGTGGTTTGGAGACTAGTGGGGATTTGAGTTGCTGTTTggtgcaggggaagggcagcctctgtctgtcagcagcagctctacAGCCAGTGATAGGAAACCTTGTTTAa